From a single Raphanus sativus cultivar WK10039 chromosome 3, ASM80110v3, whole genome shotgun sequence genomic region:
- the LOC108847936 gene encoding reticulon-like protein B2 — protein MADEHKHEESLPNSDPAVEIVERESLMEKISEKIHHKGDSSSSSDDESDKKPSSLKSKVYRLFGRERPVHKVLGGGKPADIFMWKNKKMSGGVLGGATVAWVLFELMEYHLLTLLCHVMIVALAVLFLWSNVTMFIHKSTPKIPEVHIPEEPLLQLASGLRIEINRGFSSLHDIASGRDLKKFLSALLGLWILSILGGCCSFLTLAYIALVLLFTVPLVYDKYEDKVDSYGEKAMAELKKHYAVLDAKVLSKIPRGPLKDKKKD, from the exons ATGGCGGACGAACACAAGCACGAAGAATCTCTCCCTAATTCGGATCCGGCGGTGGAAATCGTAGAGAGAGAATCGTTGATGGAGAAGATATCTGAGAAGATCCACCACAAAGGTGACTCGTCGTCTTCATCAGATGACGAGAGCGACAAGAAACCGTCGTCTCTGAAATCGAAGGTTTACCGTTTGTTCGGCAGGGAGAGGCCCGTTCATAAGGTTCTCGGTGGCGGAAAAC CGGCTGATATATTTATGtggaagaacaagaagatgTCAGGTGGTGTGCTTGGTGGCGCCACAGTAGCCTGGGTGCTCTTTGAACTCATGGAGTATCATCTTCTCACTCTGCTGTGTCACGTTATGATCGTCGCTCTCGCTGTGCTGTTTCTTTGGTCTAATGTCACCATGTTCATTCACAA GTCTACACCAAAGATTCCTGAAGTACATATCCCTGAGGAGCCTCTTCTTCAGCTTGCATCTGGGCTCAGAATCGAAATCAACCGTGGGTTTTCTTCTCTTCACGATATTGCATCTGGAAGGGATCTCAAGAAATTCCTCTCT GCTCTGCTCGGGCTGTGGATTCTATCAATCTTGGGTGGATGCTGTAGTTTCTTGACATTGGCATACATAG CTCTGGTTCTACTCTTCACTGTTCCTCTTGTCTACGACAAGTACGAAGACAAAGTAGACTCATATGGTGAGAAAGCAATGGCTGAGTTGAAGAAGCATTATGCTGTGTTAGACGCAAAGGTATTGAGCAAAATCCCAAGGGGGCCATTAAAGGACAAGAAGAAGGATTAG
- the LOC130509684 gene encoding uncharacterized protein LOC130509684 isoform X1: MALRHLGKKSIQASFKRGLVLQRVAAAPTEKHISSTFLKNNSEGVAFSFARYINGFGFSTLPNLSSNGESSPNLTSMRYFHASRKTLARRKEDPDRPLSHRERKKQTVKTKAKYSKRDKKTDKPPAEAPYVPPRQEIMEKERAEKTVEVFEGMTLLEFSKRTGESFPVLQSIVLDVGETVTSEFDAISMDVAELLAMETGNNVKRQHTTEGSQIIPRPPVVTVMGHVDHGKTSLLDALRNTSVAAREAGGITQHVGAFVVGMPESGTSITFLDTPGHAAFSEMRARGAAVTDIVVLVVAADDGVMPQTLEAIAHARSANVPIVVAINKCDKPGANPERVKNQLAAEGIEIEDIGGNVQVVEVSAVECTGLDKLEEALLLQAVDMDLKARVEGPAQAYVVEARLDKGRGPLATIIVKEGTLMSGHYVVIGCQWGKLRAIRDMVGKTMERATPAMPVEIEGLKGLPMAGDDVIVVESEKCAKMLSEGRTRKYERDRLLKAEEDRIAEFEKREAESEQGFLRVELPIIVKSDVQGTAQAVSDALRTLNSPQVFVNIVYSGVGAIFQSDLARAQTCHACIVAFNVKCCKISRAYASVKVFHHRVIYHLLEDIGNLIVEKAPGVSELEVAGEAEVVGIFKVLGKRREEDGVSIAGCRVMDGRVFRSGLMRLLRSGEVLFEGSCASLKREKQDVEQVGKGNECGLVMGDWNDFRVGDVIQCMERVVRKPKFISSESGAVRIEC; this comes from the exons ATGGCACTAAGGCACTTAGGCAAGAAG AGTATTCAAGCCTCTTTTAAAAGAGGTTTGGTTCTTCAGCGAGTAGCAGCAGCACCTACAGAGAAGCATATTTCCTCTAcgtttttgaaaaacaattctGAAGGTGTTGCTTTTTCATTCGCTCGGTACATTAATG gTTTCGGGTTTAGCACACTACCAAATTTGTCTTCTAATGGTGAATCTTCCCCAAACTTAACATCCATGAG GTACTTTCATGCAAGCCGAAAAACACTGGCGAGAAGAAAAGAGGATCCAGACCGTCCCCTGAGCCATCGTGAACGCAAGAAACAAACAGTGAAAACGAAAGCAAAGTACTCAAAACGGGACAAGAAAACCGATAAGCCACCCGCTGAAGCTCCTTATGTGCCTCCTAGGCAGGAAATAATGGAAAAGGAGAGGGCTGAGAAAACAGTTGAGGTATTCGAAGGCATGACATTACTTGAGTTCTCCAAGCGTACTGGTGAGTCATTCCCGGTTTTGCAGAGCATCGTCCTCGATGTTGGAGAAACCGTTACTTCGGAGTTTGATGCTATCAGTATGGATGTCGCCGAGCTCCTTGCAATG GAGACAGGGAACAATGTAAAGAGGCAACATACTACAGAAGGATCACAGATCATTCCACGGCCTCCTGTTGTAACCGTAATGGGACACGTCGACCATGGGAAAACCTCTCTGTTGGACGCTTTAAGAAACACCTCCGTGGCGGCAAGAGAAGCCGGTGGGATCACTCAGCATGTAGGTGCCTTCGTTGTAGGAATGCCGGAGTCAGGCACTTCAATCACCTTCCTAGACACGCCAGGTCACGCTGCGTTCAGTGAGATGCGTGCTCGAGGAGCAGCTGTGACTGATATAGTCGTCTTGGTTGTTGCTGCTGATGATGGTGTGATGCCTCAGACTCTCGAGGCTATTGCTCACGCTAGATCGGCGAATGTTCCGATTGTTGTTGCGATTAATAAATGCGATAAACCGGGGGCTAATCCGGAGAGAGTCAAGAACCAGCTCGCAGCTGAGGGGATTGAGATTGAGGATATTGGAGGGAACGTTCAGGTCGTTGAGGTGTCTGCGGTTGAGTGTACGGGGCTAGACAAGTTAGAAGAAGCTCTGCTTCTTCAAGCAGTGGATATGGACCTTAAGGCACGTGTGGAAGGACCAGCACAAGCGTATGTGGTGGAGGCTCGGCTAGATAAAGGACGTGGACCGTTAGCCACTATTATTGTGAAAGAAGGGACTTTGATGAGTGGTCATTACGTGGTGATTGGGTGTCAGTGGGGAAAACTCAGGGCTATCAGGGACATGGTCGGTAAGACAATGGAGAGAGCAACACCTGCGATGCCTGTTGAGATTGAAGGGCTTAAGGGTCTTCCAATGGCTGGTGACGATGTCATTGTTGTTGAGTCAGAGAAATGCGCGAAGATGCTTAGTGAAGGGAGGACAAGGAAGTATGAAAGAGATCGGTTGTTGAAAGCGGAGGAAGATAGAATAGCTGAATTTGAGAAGAGAGAAGCAGAGTCTGAACAAGGATTTCTTCGAGTTGAGTTACCGATAATAGTGAAGTCTGACGTGCAAGGAACCGCGCAGGCTGTTTCCGACGCGCTTAGAACGTTAAATAGTCCACAG GTATTTGTGAACATTGTTTATAGCGGAGTAGGAGCAATTTTTCAGTCTGATTTAGCCAGGGCACAAACTTGCCATGCATGCATCGTTGCGTTTAACGTTAAGTGCTGTAAGATATCCAGAGCTTATGCCAGCGTCAAG GTATTCCATCACCGTGTGATATACCATTTGCTTGAGGATATAGGGAACTTGATCGTGGAGAAAGCACCAGGAGTATCGGAGCTGGAGGTGGCTGGTGAAGCTGAAGTAGTGGGCATTTTCAAGGTGTTgggaaagagaagagaagaggatGGAGTGAGCATTGCGGGTTGCAGAGTGATGGATGGTCGGGTCTTTAGAAGTGGGCTGATGAGGCTGTTAAGGAGTGGAGAGGTGTTGTTTGAAGGGTCGTGTGCGTCGCTGAAACGGGAGAAACAGGACGTGGAACAGGTAGGGAAAGGGAACGAGTGTGGGCTTGTAATGGGAGATTGGAATGATTTTAGAGTTGGAGATGTGATTCAGTGCATGGAGCGTGTCGTTAGGAAGCCTAAGTTTATTTCATCTGAGAGTGGAGCTGTGAGAATAGAGTGCTGA
- the LOC130509684 gene encoding uncharacterized protein LOC130509684 isoform X2: MALRHLGKKSIQASFKRGLVLQRVAAAPTEKHISSTFLKNNSEGVAFSFARYINGFGFSTLPNLSSNGESSPNLTSMRYFHASRKTLARRKEDPDRPLSHRERKKQTVKTKAKYSKRDKKTDKPPAEAPYVPPRQEIMEKERAEKTVESIVLDVGETVTSEFDAISMDVAELLAMETGNNVKRQHTTEGSQIIPRPPVVTVMGHVDHGKTSLLDALRNTSVAAREAGGITQHVGAFVVGMPESGTSITFLDTPGHAAFSEMRARGAAVTDIVVLVVAADDGVMPQTLEAIAHARSANVPIVVAINKCDKPGANPERVKNQLAAEGIEIEDIGGNVQVVEVSAVECTGLDKLEEALLLQAVDMDLKARVEGPAQAYVVEARLDKGRGPLATIIVKEGTLMSGHYVVIGCQWGKLRAIRDMVGKTMERATPAMPVEIEGLKGLPMAGDDVIVVESEKCAKMLSEGRTRKYERDRLLKAEEDRIAEFEKREAESEQGFLRVELPIIVKSDVQGTAQAVSDALRTLNSPQVFVNIVYSGVGAIFQSDLARAQTCHACIVAFNVKCCKISRAYASVKVFHHRVIYHLLEDIGNLIVEKAPGVSELEVAGEAEVVGIFKVLGKRREEDGVSIAGCRVMDGRVFRSGLMRLLRSGEVLFEGSCASLKREKQDVEQVGKGNECGLVMGDWNDFRVGDVIQCMERVVRKPKFISSESGAVRIEC, translated from the exons ATGGCACTAAGGCACTTAGGCAAGAAG AGTATTCAAGCCTCTTTTAAAAGAGGTTTGGTTCTTCAGCGAGTAGCAGCAGCACCTACAGAGAAGCATATTTCCTCTAcgtttttgaaaaacaattctGAAGGTGTTGCTTTTTCATTCGCTCGGTACATTAATG gTTTCGGGTTTAGCACACTACCAAATTTGTCTTCTAATGGTGAATCTTCCCCAAACTTAACATCCATGAG GTACTTTCATGCAAGCCGAAAAACACTGGCGAGAAGAAAAGAGGATCCAGACCGTCCCCTGAGCCATCGTGAACGCAAGAAACAAACAGTGAAAACGAAAGCAAAGTACTCAAAACGGGACAAGAAAACCGATAAGCCACCCGCTGAAGCTCCTTATGTGCCTCCTAGGCAGGAAATAATGGAAAAGGAGAGGGCTGAGAAAACAGTTGAG AGCATCGTCCTCGATGTTGGAGAAACCGTTACTTCGGAGTTTGATGCTATCAGTATGGATGTCGCCGAGCTCCTTGCAATG GAGACAGGGAACAATGTAAAGAGGCAACATACTACAGAAGGATCACAGATCATTCCACGGCCTCCTGTTGTAACCGTAATGGGACACGTCGACCATGGGAAAACCTCTCTGTTGGACGCTTTAAGAAACACCTCCGTGGCGGCAAGAGAAGCCGGTGGGATCACTCAGCATGTAGGTGCCTTCGTTGTAGGAATGCCGGAGTCAGGCACTTCAATCACCTTCCTAGACACGCCAGGTCACGCTGCGTTCAGTGAGATGCGTGCTCGAGGAGCAGCTGTGACTGATATAGTCGTCTTGGTTGTTGCTGCTGATGATGGTGTGATGCCTCAGACTCTCGAGGCTATTGCTCACGCTAGATCGGCGAATGTTCCGATTGTTGTTGCGATTAATAAATGCGATAAACCGGGGGCTAATCCGGAGAGAGTCAAGAACCAGCTCGCAGCTGAGGGGATTGAGATTGAGGATATTGGAGGGAACGTTCAGGTCGTTGAGGTGTCTGCGGTTGAGTGTACGGGGCTAGACAAGTTAGAAGAAGCTCTGCTTCTTCAAGCAGTGGATATGGACCTTAAGGCACGTGTGGAAGGACCAGCACAAGCGTATGTGGTGGAGGCTCGGCTAGATAAAGGACGTGGACCGTTAGCCACTATTATTGTGAAAGAAGGGACTTTGATGAGTGGTCATTACGTGGTGATTGGGTGTCAGTGGGGAAAACTCAGGGCTATCAGGGACATGGTCGGTAAGACAATGGAGAGAGCAACACCTGCGATGCCTGTTGAGATTGAAGGGCTTAAGGGTCTTCCAATGGCTGGTGACGATGTCATTGTTGTTGAGTCAGAGAAATGCGCGAAGATGCTTAGTGAAGGGAGGACAAGGAAGTATGAAAGAGATCGGTTGTTGAAAGCGGAGGAAGATAGAATAGCTGAATTTGAGAAGAGAGAAGCAGAGTCTGAACAAGGATTTCTTCGAGTTGAGTTACCGATAATAGTGAAGTCTGACGTGCAAGGAACCGCGCAGGCTGTTTCCGACGCGCTTAGAACGTTAAATAGTCCACAG GTATTTGTGAACATTGTTTATAGCGGAGTAGGAGCAATTTTTCAGTCTGATTTAGCCAGGGCACAAACTTGCCATGCATGCATCGTTGCGTTTAACGTTAAGTGCTGTAAGATATCCAGAGCTTATGCCAGCGTCAAG GTATTCCATCACCGTGTGATATACCATTTGCTTGAGGATATAGGGAACTTGATCGTGGAGAAAGCACCAGGAGTATCGGAGCTGGAGGTGGCTGGTGAAGCTGAAGTAGTGGGCATTTTCAAGGTGTTgggaaagagaagagaagaggatGGAGTGAGCATTGCGGGTTGCAGAGTGATGGATGGTCGGGTCTTTAGAAGTGGGCTGATGAGGCTGTTAAGGAGTGGAGAGGTGTTGTTTGAAGGGTCGTGTGCGTCGCTGAAACGGGAGAAACAGGACGTGGAACAGGTAGGGAAAGGGAACGAGTGTGGGCTTGTAATGGGAGATTGGAATGATTTTAGAGTTGGAGATGTGATTCAGTGCATGGAGCGTGTCGTTAGGAAGCCTAAGTTTATTTCATCTGAGAGTGGAGCTGTGAGAATAGAGTGCTGA
- the LOC108844976 gene encoding dirigent protein 6-like: MANQVSKHIKTLLSFFLFVLLLSDTVLSVRKSINLKKPCKHFLLHLHNVAYDSDNTANATSATVINPMVLGLGNFNFGKFVIFDNPVTMDENYLSKPVARAQGFFFYNKKTTYNTWMAFTLVFNSTQHKGTMTIIDANPMMEPTRDLSIVGGTGDFLMTRGIVTFTTDLIQSNKYFRLKMDIKLYECY; the protein is encoded by the exons ATGGCAAATCAAGTCTCGAAACATATTAAAACCCTATTGTCTTTCTTCTTATTCGTTTTACTCCTTTCTGATACTGTTTTATCGGTCCGAAAATCAATCAACCTGAAAAAACCATGCAAACATTTTCTCCTCCATCTCCATAACGTTGCCTACGACAGTGATAACACGGCTAATGCCACATCAGCAACAGTCATTAACCc GATGGTCTTAGGACTAGGGAACTTCAACTTTGGGAAGTTTGTAATCTTTGACAATCCTGTGACAATGGACGAGAACTACCTCTCCAAACCTGTGGCTCGTGCACAAGGCTTCTTCTTCTACAACAAGAAGACAACTTACAACACGTGGATGGCTTTCACATTGGTGTTCAACTCGACACAACACAAAGGGACAATGACCATAATAGATGCGAATCCGATGATGGAGCCGACCAGAGACCTATCGATCGTTGGTGGCACAGGTGATTTCCTCATGACTCGTGGTATTGTTACATTCACGACTGACCTAATTCAAAGCAATAAGTATTTCCGACTCAAAATGGATATTAAACTGTACGAGTGCTACTAA